A genomic window from Nocardioides rotundus includes:
- a CDS encoding NAD-dependent epimerase/dehydratase family protein encodes MKVLVTGTEGYLGCLLGADLLRHGHDVVGVDTGYYRQGWLYPGVDATPLTLAKDIRHLEVADLEGVDAIVHMAELSNDPLGQLSPTVTYDINHQGSVRLARLAKQAGVGRFVYMSSCSVYGVADGEVDETSPVNPQTAYAECKVMVERDLTAMADDSFSPTFLRNATAFGASPRMRFDIVLNNLSGLACTTGRIVMTSDGSPWRPLAHALDIGQAIRLALEAPRDVVHGEVFNVGDSDQNYRVREVAEIVADTFPGCEVSFGPSGGDNRSYRVAFEKIANKLPGFACQWDAGSGARQLRDVFTSIDLDTETFEGRGHTRLRQLQHLIDTCQLDSDLFWRKP; translated from the coding sequence ATGAAGGTTCTGGTGACCGGCACCGAGGGCTACCTCGGCTGCCTCCTGGGGGCGGACCTGCTCCGGCACGGCCACGACGTGGTCGGCGTCGACACGGGCTACTACCGGCAGGGCTGGCTCTACCCCGGCGTGGACGCCACGCCGCTGACCCTGGCCAAGGACATCCGCCACCTGGAGGTCGCCGACCTCGAGGGCGTGGACGCGATCGTGCACATGGCCGAGCTGTCCAACGACCCGCTGGGCCAGCTGTCCCCCACGGTGACCTACGACATCAACCACCAGGGGTCGGTCCGGCTGGCCCGGCTGGCCAAGCAGGCCGGTGTCGGGCGGTTCGTCTACATGTCCTCGTGCAGTGTGTACGGCGTCGCCGACGGCGAGGTCGACGAGACCTCGCCGGTGAACCCGCAGACGGCCTACGCCGAGTGCAAGGTGATGGTGGAGCGCGACCTGACCGCGATGGCCGACGACTCGTTCTCGCCGACCTTCCTGCGCAACGCCACCGCCTTCGGCGCCTCGCCGCGGATGCGCTTCGACATCGTGCTGAACAACCTGTCCGGGCTGGCGTGCACCACCGGCCGGATCGTGATGACCAGCGACGGGAGCCCGTGGCGCCCGCTGGCGCACGCGCTGGACATCGGCCAGGCGATCCGGCTGGCGCTCGAGGCGCCGCGCGACGTCGTCCACGGCGAGGTCTTCAACGTCGGGGACAGCGACCAGAACTACCGGGTCCGGGAGGTCGCCGAGATCGTGGCGGACACCTTCCCCGGGTGCGAGGTCAGCTTCGGGCCCAGCGGTGGGGACAACCGCAGCTACCGCGTCGCCTTCGAGAAGATCGCGAACAAGCTGCCCGGCTTCGCCTGCCAGTGGGACGCCGGGTCCGGCGCCCGCCAGCTGCGCGACGTGTTCACCTCGATCGACCTGGACACCGAGACCTTCGAGGGCCGCGGTCACACGCGGCTGCGCCAGCTGCAGCACCTGATCGACACCTGCCAGCTCGACTCCGACCTGTTCTGGAGGAAGCCGTGA
- a CDS encoding sugar phosphate nucleotidyltransferase: MYTSDFDPAEVPVVILCGGMGTRLREASEKLPKPLVDIGGKPILWHVMKTYGHYGFRRFVLCLGYKSDQIRRYFLDYREHQDDFTLSLGGDSEPQWHRSGDLEDWEITFVDTGLMTGTGARIRRVADYLDSDHFMLTYGDGVGAVDLPAVVRTHLEGDRIGTVTGVHPASRYGEMRVADGQVQEFNEKPTLAAGWVSGGYFMFDRIFVDKYLDDDPNLLLEHQPLQHLAADGELNMHPHEGFWMGMDTFRDWTELNGLWDSGRAEWKVWDN, translated from the coding sequence ATGTACACGTCCGACTTCGACCCTGCCGAGGTTCCGGTGGTGATCCTGTGCGGAGGCATGGGGACCCGCCTGCGCGAGGCCAGTGAGAAGCTGCCGAAGCCGCTGGTCGACATCGGCGGCAAGCCGATCCTGTGGCACGTGATGAAGACCTACGGCCACTACGGCTTCCGCCGGTTCGTCCTGTGCCTGGGCTACAAGAGCGACCAGATCCGGCGCTACTTCCTGGACTACCGCGAGCACCAGGACGACTTCACCCTCTCCCTGGGCGGCGACTCCGAGCCGCAGTGGCACCGGTCGGGCGACCTGGAGGACTGGGAGATCACCTTCGTCGACACCGGTCTGATGACCGGCACCGGCGCGCGCATCCGCCGGGTGGCCGACTACCTCGACAGCGACCACTTCATGCTCACCTACGGCGACGGGGTCGGCGCGGTCGACCTGCCCGCGGTGGTGCGGACGCACCTGGAGGGCGACCGGATCGGCACCGTCACCGGCGTCCACCCGGCCAGCCGGTACGGCGAGATGCGGGTGGCCGACGGGCAGGTGCAGGAGTTCAACGAGAAGCCCACGCTGGCCGCCGGCTGGGTGAGCGGCGGCTACTTCATGTTCGACCGGATCTTCGTCGACAAGTACCTCGACGACGACCCGAACCTGCTCCTGGAGCACCAGCCGTTGCAGCACCTGGCCGCGGACGGCGAGCTGAACATGCACCCGCACGAGGGGTTCTGGATGGGCATGGACACCTTCCGGGACTGGACCGAGCTGAACGGCCTGTGGGACTCCGGTCGCGCCGAGTGGAAGGTATGGGACAACTGA